From the genome of Aerosakkonema funiforme FACHB-1375, one region includes:
- a CDS encoding serine kinase: MVTNELGNSEKENKTEQQDPVAFFDRVYELYEKAESASGGAVNRFYNIGGFKIRLRFAGDALIPYMTPALAHLETEPFSDPSLTVCLWDSTSTNTIMPPPPWQRNQHHPKRGEIYGFNSDRIHTSFQWGAFALSMLDSDRNLGIYWVETTEQIPYWETGSPLRTIFNVWMNKRGIQLVHAGAVGLPSGGVLLVGKGGSGKSTTALTCLNSELFYASDDYSLIACEPTPTVFSIYNTGKKNADDVDRLPFLAKAITNRDRLSEEKALYFINDHFPEKILTNFPICAVLVPRITGKTDTSLTATSAAAALASLVPSTMIQLPGSGKEACQIMMQVLQQVPCYYLELGTDLAQIPQVIFNLITK, translated from the coding sequence ATGGTTACAAACGAGTTGGGAAATTCCGAAAAGGAAAACAAAACAGAACAACAAGACCCGGTGGCTTTTTTCGATCGGGTCTACGAATTATACGAAAAAGCGGAATCTGCTTCGGGAGGCGCTGTTAACCGTTTTTATAATATCGGCGGGTTTAAGATTCGGTTGCGTTTTGCTGGTGATGCCTTAATTCCGTACATGACTCCTGCTTTAGCACACTTAGAAACAGAACCTTTTTCAGACCCGTCACTTACAGTTTGTTTGTGGGATAGTACCTCGACAAATACGATAATGCCGCCTCCACCTTGGCAGAGAAATCAACATCATCCCAAGCGTGGAGAGATTTACGGTTTCAATAGCGATCGCATTCACACCAGTTTCCAATGGGGTGCATTTGCGTTAAGTATGTTGGATAGCGATCGCAACTTGGGAATTTATTGGGTGGAAACCACCGAACAGATTCCTTATTGGGAAACGGGTTCACCGCTGCGGACAATTTTTAACGTCTGGATGAATAAGCGGGGAATTCAGCTGGTTCATGCTGGCGCAGTTGGACTGCCAAGTGGCGGCGTTTTGTTAGTTGGAAAAGGAGGATCTGGTAAATCAACTACTGCGTTAACTTGCTTAAATTCCGAGCTTTTTTATGCAAGTGACGATTACAGTTTGATCGCCTGCGAACCGACACCGACAGTTTTTAGCATCTACAACACTGGCAAAAAAAATGCCGACGATGTGGATAGATTACCATTTTTGGCTAAGGCTATTACTAATCGCGATCGCCTTTCAGAGGAAAAAGCACTTTATTTCATCAACGACCATTTTCCCGAAAAAATATTGACCAATTTTCCCATTTGTGCTGTTTTAGTTCCGCGCATTACTGGCAAAACAGATACATCCTTAACAGCTACCTCTGCTGCTGCTGCTTTAGCTTCATTAGTACCCAGTACGATGATTCAATTACCAGGTTCTGGAAAAGAAGCTTGCCAAATTATGATGCAAGTATTGCAACAAGTTCCTTGTTATTATCTAGAACTCGGCACTGATTTAGCACAAATTCCTCAAGTTATTTTCAACCTCATTACCAAATGA
- a CDS encoding glycosyltransferase, with protein MEDNSLFVSAIIPVYNGEKYLAEAIKNVKNQDYQPLEIIVIDDGSTDRTPEVAAAFKDSIRYVSQPNSGPAAARNHGIRIANGDVIAFLDVDDLWSDDKLKLQANYLANNPSVGIVQGLIQQMKISRSEEGDRAIFEPTYKPYSYINIGSAIYRKTVFEKIGFFDETLKYAEDVDWFIRAWENGISKIVLERVSLFYRKHEDNMTGGKNLVELGFVRIFKKHLDRCRKRGDLQINSLLEVPISEYLGTSPEIPKIV; from the coding sequence ATGGAAGATAACTCATTATTTGTTAGCGCGATTATCCCGGTTTACAACGGAGAAAAATATCTGGCGGAAGCCATCAAAAATGTCAAAAATCAGGATTATCAACCATTAGAAATAATTGTCATCGACGATGGTTCGACCGATCGAACTCCTGAAGTTGCGGCGGCATTTAAGGATAGTATCCGCTATGTTTCCCAGCCAAATAGCGGCCCAGCAGCGGCTCGCAATCATGGGATAAGAATAGCCAATGGTGATGTAATAGCTTTCTTAGATGTTGACGATCTTTGGTCGGATGATAAACTCAAACTGCAAGCTAATTACTTAGCAAATAATCCCTCAGTAGGGATCGTGCAGGGATTAATCCAACAGATGAAAATATCGCGATCGGAAGAAGGCGATCGAGCTATCTTTGAACCTACTTATAAACCTTACAGTTATATTAATATAGGCAGCGCAATTTATCGAAAAACAGTTTTTGAGAAAATAGGCTTTTTTGACGAAACACTTAAGTACGCTGAAGATGTAGATTGGTTTATTCGAGCGTGGGAGAATGGCATTTCAAAAATTGTATTGGAGCGAGTCAGCCTGTTTTATCGCAAGCACGAAGATAACATGACAGGTGGTAAAAATTTAGTCGAGCTTGGGTTTGTAAGAATTTTCAAGAAACATTTAGATCGGTGTCGAAAGCGAGGTGATCTTCAAATTAATTCTTTATTAGAAGTGCCAATTAGTGAATATCTCGGTACTTCTCCTGAAATACCCAAAATAGTGTAA
- a CDS encoding glycosyltransferase, with product MIENSLLVSVIIAVKNGERRLGEAIESILSQTYKEYEILVVDGQSTDNTEKIAKSYDRVRYIRQTGKGLADAWNLGIEAAKGELIAFLDSDDLWTPNKLSLQVDYLVNHPLIQYAIGKFRFILEPGCPIPIGFKKELLDKDIVGPIPGTLIVRKSLLNSIGKFNTDLVIASDVDWFARVKDENIPMIVIPEVLLYKRVHTENLSSNAEKNNQELLQLLKQSINRQRRSQISEN from the coding sequence ATGATAGAAAATTCACTTTTGGTAAGTGTAATTATTGCGGTTAAAAATGGAGAACGTCGATTAGGAGAAGCGATCGAAAGTATTCTATCCCAAACTTATAAAGAATACGAAATTCTGGTTGTAGACGGCCAATCTACAGATAATACCGAAAAAATTGCTAAATCTTACGATCGAGTTCGCTATATCCGTCAAACTGGTAAAGGGCTTGCTGATGCTTGGAACCTTGGAATCGAGGCGGCGAAAGGAGAATTAATTGCTTTTCTCGATTCCGACGATTTATGGACGCCTAATAAATTAAGCCTTCAGGTTGATTACCTGGTCAATCACCCGTTAATTCAGTATGCGATCGGCAAATTTAGGTTTATTTTAGAACCAGGATGTCCTATTCCTATAGGTTTCAAAAAAGAACTCTTAGATAAGGATATTGTTGGCCCTATTCCCGGAACTTTAATAGTACGTAAATCTCTATTAAATTCCATTGGCAAATTTAATACCGACCTCGTTATTGCTAGCGATGTAGATTGGTTTGCAAGAGTCAAAGATGAAAATATACCTATGATTGTCATCCCTGAAGTTCTTCTTTATAAAAGAGTCCATACCGAAAATCTTTCATCTAATGCTGAGAAAAACAATCAAGAATTATTACAGTTACTTAAGCAATCTATCAATCGCCAACGACGTTCGCAAATTTCCGAAAATTAA
- a CDS encoding glycosyltransferase family A protein, with translation MSNSFLVSVIIPVYNCEKYLAEAIESVLAQTYQPLEIIVIDDGSTDGSAEVAKRFGTTVQYCFQANSGTAAARNRGIELAKGDFFAFLDADDLWIEDKLTNQMAAFTNNPNLDVVYGQVQQFISPDLGENLKAKLEDSPKLVPGHIPSALLIKRDSLFQVGLFETQWRLAEFASWQIRVTELGLQTMMLPNLVAKRRLHETNKGIKQREYQTEYVQILKASLDRRRAKG, from the coding sequence ATGAGCAATTCTTTTTTAGTCAGCGTCATTATTCCAGTTTATAACTGCGAAAAGTATCTAGCAGAAGCGATCGAAAGCGTGCTAGCACAAACCTATCAGCCACTAGAAATTATTGTAATAGATGATGGTTCGACAGATGGCAGTGCAGAAGTAGCAAAGCGCTTTGGTACTACAGTGCAATACTGTTTTCAAGCCAATAGCGGTACGGCGGCGGCTCGCAATCGAGGCATAGAATTAGCCAAAGGCGATTTTTTTGCCTTTCTCGACGCAGATGACCTTTGGATAGAGGATAAATTAACTAACCAAATGGCAGCATTTACAAATAACCCCAATCTTGATGTCGTATACGGGCAGGTTCAACAGTTTATTAGTCCAGACTTGGGGGAAAATCTGAAAGCCAAACTAGAGGATTCTCCTAAATTAGTACCGGGACATATTCCTTCAGCATTGCTGATCAAACGGGATTCTCTTTTTCAGGTTGGCTTATTTGAAACTCAGTGGAGATTAGCCGAATTTGCTAGTTGGCAGATTCGTGTTACAGAACTAGGACTCCAGACGATGATGTTACCCAACTTAGTAGCCAAACGGCGACTGCACGAAACCAATAAGGGAATTAAACAACGCGAATACCAAACTGAATACGTTCAGATTTTGAAAGCATCACTAGATCGCCGCCGTGCTAAAGGTTAG
- a CDS encoding SDR family NAD(P)-dependent oxidoreductase produces the protein MNFKTRLNNIKTRFKAASKAFLNPMPTLKPKVLVKTVDPAVVLDNQLLAGKNVLITGAARNIGRSIAIEMAKQGANIFFTDIVGEECLNLETELNTYPVKVRGFVSDISKPEDIDRLYSILDENKIVIDILVNNVGIQFETIGINNLDLGEWQKTFQTNIFGPMYLTKFISKMMVSNSIQGSIIFLTSIHQEILVRWPSYSSSKAALGMIIKELAVEFAHYGIRVNGIAPGWVATDDRENPLHHEYNLLHKCSIAPCYIGRAAVYLASDYFSKFTTGTVLKIDGGATLYSYRVAQNPPQ, from the coding sequence ATGAATTTCAAAACTCGGCTAAACAATATTAAAACTCGTTTCAAAGCTGCATCTAAAGCCTTCCTCAATCCGATGCCTACTCTCAAACCAAAAGTTTTGGTCAAAACAGTAGATCCTGCTGTAGTTTTAGATAATCAGCTTTTAGCCGGGAAAAATGTCCTGATTACTGGAGCAGCAAGAAATATCGGCAGAAGTATCGCTATTGAAATGGCCAAACAAGGCGCAAATATTTTTTTTACCGATATTGTTGGAGAAGAATGTTTAAATTTAGAAACAGAATTAAATACTTATCCAGTTAAGGTAAGAGGCTTTGTTTCAGACATATCAAAGCCTGAAGATATCGATCGCTTATATAGCATTTTGGACGAAAATAAAATCGTAATCGATATTCTTGTCAATAATGTAGGCATTCAATTTGAAACGATCGGGATAAATAACTTAGATTTGGGAGAATGGCAAAAAACCTTTCAAACCAACATATTTGGGCCGATGTACCTTACCAAATTTATCTCCAAAATGATGGTGAGTAATTCTATTCAGGGTTCTATTATTTTTCTGACTTCTATACACCAAGAAATACTTGTCCGTTGGCCTAGTTATAGTTCTTCAAAAGCAGCATTAGGCATGATTATTAAAGAATTAGCGGTAGAGTTTGCTCACTATGGAATCAGAGTAAATGGAATTGCTCCCGGTTGGGTGGCAACAGACGATCGCGAAAACCCTTTACATCATGAATATAACCTATTACATAAATGTTCGATCGCTCCTTGTTATATTGGTAGAGCGGCTGTTTATTTAGCCTCAGATTATTTTTCCAAATTCACGACTGGAACCGTTTTGAAAATTGATGGCGGAGCGACATTATATAGTTATCGCGTTGCTCAAAATCCGCCTCAATAG
- a CDS encoding SMP-30/gluconolactonase/LRE family protein — translation MLRIARWIKRQIESQLATNQPGKLGISRLESKSNNFPSLFPNKVKIDRVATGFQFTEGPIWFAEENYLLFSDIPANKIFQLTPDGKLTIFREPSNNSNGLTRDKQGRLIACEHGTRRVTRTEKDGSITVLVDKFQGKKLNSPNDVVVKSDGAIYFTDPPYGIKPEQQEQPIQGVYRLTSDGNEIIVVADDFNKPNGLAFSPDEKKLYIDDSERRHIRVFDVQADGTLANDRIFYDMNIKQAGLPDGMKVDVQGHIYCTGAGGVWVFDREGNHLGTIVTPEQPANCAWGDRDWQSLYITAQTSVYKIRVNIPGISFA, via the coding sequence ATGTTACGTATTGCCAGATGGATAAAGAGACAGATCGAAAGCCAATTAGCCACCAATCAACCAGGTAAATTAGGTATCAGTCGTCTGGAATCAAAATCTAATAACTTTCCAAGTCTTTTTCCTAACAAAGTAAAGATCGATCGCGTAGCTACCGGATTTCAGTTTACTGAAGGCCCAATTTGGTTTGCCGAAGAAAATTATCTCCTATTTAGCGATATTCCTGCTAACAAAATTTTCCAACTGACTCCTGATGGTAAGTTAACCATCTTTAGAGAACCTAGTAATAATTCCAACGGTTTGACTAGAGACAAACAAGGCAGATTAATTGCTTGCGAACACGGTACGCGCCGAGTTACCCGCACCGAAAAAGATGGTTCAATTACCGTATTAGTCGATAAATTCCAAGGCAAAAAATTGAATAGTCCTAATGATGTTGTCGTCAAAAGTGACGGCGCGATTTATTTTACCGACCCTCCTTATGGCATCAAACCCGAACAGCAAGAACAACCAATTCAAGGAGTTTACCGCCTTACTTCTGATGGCAACGAAATTATTGTCGTAGCCGATGATTTTAATAAACCCAATGGTTTGGCATTTTCACCTGATGAAAAAAAGCTTTATATCGATGATTCAGAACGCCGACATATCCGAGTTTTCGACGTACAAGCGGATGGAACGCTGGCTAACGATCGCATTTTTTACGATATGAATATTAAGCAAGCAGGTTTACCTGATGGGATGAAAGTAGACGTGCAGGGACATATTTATTGTACCGGAGCGGGAGGCGTGTGGGTGTTCGATCGCGAAGGCAATCATCTAGGAACAATAGTTACTCCCGAACAACCAGCAAATTGTGCTTGGGGAGATCGAGATTGGCAAAGTCTTTATATCACGGCTCAAACTTCGGTCTACAAAATTAGAGTAAACATTCCCGGCATCAGCTTTGCTTAA
- a CDS encoding nucleotidyltransferase domain-containing protein, with translation MKAKKPSPEIDLLLCCARTSIDSAIAERIKTILNGNIDWKYLIEIASRHATKPLLYHNLSSICPEAVPQPIFDRLRNDYRANALRNMSLTKELLKLLNLFEKHQIPAITYKGAALTAAIYGNLSLRQFGDLDILVQPQDFSRAKELLISQGYHPDLTFEWEESWINNKNKVNVDLHQRIAPQYFPLLLDFEELWQRLELISIIGTTVNTISTEDLLIILALQIAKDSWEQEQKLSQICDIAELIRSHQQLDWGRIIKQAKTLGSERMLLVSLLLAKQLLDAKIPSEIERRLQGDRLIKILSSKLQQWLFYSSDSTLEKVQKLFFFPFGVRERLQDKIDYGRRLSYLSYLGIKNRLQRIGASTIKQS, from the coding sequence ATGAAAGCTAAAAAACCGAGTCCAGAAATCGATCTTCTGCTCTGTTGTGCTAGAACTAGCATAGATAGTGCAATAGCGGAACGAATCAAAACAATACTTAATGGAAATATTGACTGGAAATATTTAATAGAAATAGCATCCCGACACGCCACCAAGCCACTTTTGTACCACAATCTTTCCAGCATTTGTCCGGAAGCAGTGCCACAGCCAATTTTCGATCGGCTTCGCAACGATTACCGCGCCAATGCGCTCCGAAATATGTCCCTGACGAAAGAATTGCTAAAACTTCTAAATTTATTTGAAAAGCATCAAATTCCCGCCATCACCTACAAAGGAGCAGCCCTGACTGCTGCCATTTATGGCAACCTATCGCTCAGGCAGTTCGGAGATTTAGATATTTTAGTTCAGCCGCAGGACTTTTCCAGAGCCAAAGAACTACTGATTTCTCAAGGATACCACCCAGATTTAACATTTGAGTGGGAAGAAAGTTGGATAAATAATAAAAATAAAGTTAATGTAGACCTCCATCAAAGAATCGCCCCGCAATACTTTCCTCTTTTACTCGATTTCGAGGAATTGTGGCAACGTCTAGAGCTTATATCTATTATCGGTACAACGGTAAATACTATTTCCACGGAAGATTTATTGATTATTCTTGCCTTGCAAATAGCAAAAGATTCTTGGGAACAAGAGCAAAAGCTTTCTCAAATCTGCGATATCGCTGAATTGATTCGCTCTCATCAACAGTTGGATTGGGGACGAATTATCAAGCAAGCTAAAACTTTAGGTAGCGAACGAATGCTGTTGGTGAGTTTGCTCTTAGCCAAGCAACTTTTAGATGCTAAAATTCCCAGCGAAATAGAACGAAGATTGCAAGGCGATCGGTTGATTAAAATACTTTCATCCAAACTGCAACAATGGCTTTTTTATAGTTCCGATAGCACGCTCGAAAAAGTGCAAAAATTATTCTTTTTTCCTTTTGGAGTCAGGGAACGTTTGCAGGATAAAATTGATTACGGTCGTCGGTTGTCATACCTATCTTATCTGGGAATAAAAAATCGGTTGCAGCGAATAGGAGCGTCAACTATTAAGCAAAGCTGA